The Psychrobium sp. MM17-31 DNA window TAGAGTCAACTGAAGGGCCGTCGGAGACTACGACGTTGATAGGCGGGGTGTGTAAGCGTTGTGAGGCGTTGAGCTAACCCGTACTAATGACCCGTGAGGCTTAATCATACAACACCTAATGTGTTTTGATGTCTCAGAAATTAACGAGATACTTGTTGTGTTGTAAAGAACAGACTATCAGTTTTCGAAATTGTAACTTATTAGACTGGTAACCATAGCAAATTGGTCCCACCTGATCCCATTCCGAACTCAGTAGTGAAACGATTTAGCGCCGATGGTAGTGTGGGGCTTCCCCATGTGAGAGTAGGACATTGCCAGTCACCTATTTAGAGAAAGCCGCTGCAGAAATGTAGCGGCTTTTTTGTTTTCTGTTTGTGAAACGACTTAGCGCCGAAACTCGGCAACATGCTCTTGCGTTGCTCTACTACCGACATCCATGTCGGCAAGCGATCGTTGCTCGCGAATCAACTTGGGCATACCTCGTTTCCTTGAAACTTATTCAAGGGACTTCGGCATGCAATATAGTTACGGTTCTTTCACAAATACTACAACACAGCGTGGGGCTTCCCCAACTTGGTAAACCGAGCTGCGTTAGTCCGCTGGACTAACGGTCTCGGCTTACCTGAGTAGGACGCCGCTCTTACGCATTTCTATAATTACTCAATGTATTATTCGCTCGAAGAATGAGTGACAGTTGCTTCTTCGCAGGTACTTAACTCTGTCCAGGAATTTTAGTTGTTAGCGGCCTTGAGCATTTCTAATGCGTTGAGTGGCTTACTTTGTCGTATTGTGCGTGTTGGTCTCACTGCCGTTCTGCGTTTGAAACCGAGCATTTCGTATAGCTCCCCTTGTTGAACACGCAGTTCAGCACTTGAAATGAGCCCTTGTCGTTGGTATTGCTTGAGTAAGGCATCAATGACAGGTTTGAGTTCTTGTTTCGACATACCTGCCTTGACGCGTTTTTCGCTAAAGAGTCTTAATAAAATCTCGTCTAAGCCGGTTAACAGTGCGTTCCTTGTTTTGTCGTTAAAGATCGAAGGGAAGACTAATTCTGAGTCTCGAATTAGTCCTAATGCTTGGGTGAGTTCCTCTACGATACAGGCGACGAGTTTGCCATGCATCCGAGCTTGGTCGACTGGAATGAAGATGTGGGCAGATGTAATAAAATTACTACGATCGGTTTTCACGTTCGCTAAGCAAATAGCACCGTGCAGGTATTCAACTGCTGATGCGCCTACTTCAGTTTCAACGAGCTCTGATAGGGCTGATTGTCGCGTGAAGTAATAAAAGACATTTGCATCGGACTTGTTATTTACACGCTGTATATCGAATTGCGTAATGTCTCTGAGTTGTTTTATGTGAGCGTTGAGTAATTGGTTGTGTAACTGTTTGTCACCAATTTGATGTTCGACGTAGATTTTAAGTGGTGTATTCCATTTTCTGAGGTTTTGGTTTGGGCTATCGCCGTATTCTGATCCTAAGCCAACTTCGAAAAAACTATCGCTGATATAGCCAAGATCTGGCCAAGCTTTAGTCTTTGCGTATAAGTATTGGGCGGGTATTAAGCTCAATACAACGGCTAATACGCAAGTGAAAACTTTCAATTTTTACCTCAGTAAATGGTGTGTGTTTGTGTTGAATTTACTTTTTATTTACTATGACGAAAATTAACACGTGGGGCAAATAATGAACACGCTTATTTTGATTACTTTTATTAGTACCTTGTTACCATTTTTAGCGAAAATTCCAGTAGCGCTTGCAATGCATCGAAAAGGTGGGTATGACAATCGCCATCCTAGACAGCAGCAATCACAACTCACTGGTTTTGGGGCACGAGCACTT harbors:
- a CDS encoding DUF2927 domain-containing protein, yielding MKVFTCVLAVVLSLIPAQYLYAKTKAWPDLGYISDSFFEVGLGSEYGDSPNQNLRKWNTPLKIYVEHQIGDKQLHNQLLNAHIKQLRDITQFDIQRVNNKSDANVFYYFTRQSALSELVETEVGASAVEYLHGAICLANVKTDRSNFITSAHIFIPVDQARMHGKLVACIVEELTQALGLIRDSELVFPSIFNDKTRNALLTGLDEILLRLFSEKRVKAGMSKQELKPVIDALLKQYQRQGLISSAELRVQQGELYEMLGFKRRTAVRPTRTIRQSKPLNALEMLKAANN